Within the Thermostichus lividus PCC 6715 genome, the region ATCCTACAAAGATTGAATTAGATATTGACTTCGCTGAGTTGCCGACACATATAGTCAAAGGGTTGCTCCACAACACTGGTCTCTTCAATCCCTGCCGCGGCAACGCGATCGCGCACAATTTCCTTCATAATTTGAATGCCGCGCACCGTTGGACCGATGGGCACGCCTAGGGAGTTATAGGTTTCCCGCAGCCCTTCGAGGACGCGCTCATTCAGCACATCCACATCTCCTGCTACCAAGGCATAGGTGGCATAGCGGAGGTAGTAGTCCATATCCCGCAAACAGGTGGCGTAGCGACGGGTGGTGTAGGCATTGCCCCCGGGTTGAATCAGTTCCGGTTGCTCTGCAAACAGGGCTGAACCCGCTTCCTTGACGATGGCAGCAGCATTTGCATTGATCACTGCCGCCGCCTTGACCCGTACCGAACCTGAGTTAAAGTAGGAGCGCAGACTGTCAACAGCATTGCGATCGAGGTAGCGACCGGTGGAGTCATAGTTTTTGATCAGTGTGGTGACGGCATCACGCATAGGTTTTTCTTACTCCTAGAACTGGTAAAAACTAGCGTCAACCCTAACGCCAGCCTAAATTGCGCGGATCTAAAATCGTACTTAGCTTACCATGCAAGGGATTCCCCGCCTTCGCCTCCGTTTACGGACTGTTGCGAACTATTACAAAAGTTAATAATTTGACGAGTGTCCGACGAGGCGATCGCGCAGGCGTTTAATCTGATCCCGATAGCGGGCGGCCTCTTCAAAGGCCAGCTCGTGGGCAGCCGCTTTCATTTTGGCTTCGAGATCTTGGATAATTTGCGGGATATCCTCTAAGCTAAGTGCTGCCAAATCCTGGCTGGGAATGACTGGGACTGGCTCAGCATGCAAACGGCGCGAGACATCCAGAAACGCCAAAATCGCGTTGCTGGTTTTCTTGAGAATGGGTTGGGGGGTAATGCCGTGGGCTTGGTTATAGGCTAGTTGAATGCGGCGGCGGCGTTCCGTTTCCTGAATGGCCTTTTGCATACTGTCGGTTAAGGTGTCGGCGTAGAGTATTGCTTGACCCCGCACATGGCGAGCGGCGCGGCCAATGGTTTGAATCAGCGATCGCTCCGCCCGCAGGAATCCTTCCTTATCGGCATCGAGAATGGCCACGAGGGAGACTTCGGGCAAGTCTAAGCCTTCCCGCAGCAGGTTCACGCCAATAAGCACATCAAAGTCCCCTTGGCGGAGGGCTTCGAGAATTTCAATGCGCTCGATGGCATTAATTTCCGAGTGGAGATAGCGCACCCGCACGTGGCGCTCCTGAAAATACTCTGTGAGATCTTCGGCCATCCGCTTTGTCAGGGTGGTCACCAAGACCCGCTCGTGGCGATCGCAGCGCTCACGAATTTCCGCGTAGAGATCATCTACTTGGCCATGGGTAGGACGGACAAAGATTTCTGGATCCACTACTCCTGTGGGGCGAATAATCTGCTCAATAACCCGACCGTCAGACACCGCCAACTCCCAATCCCCAGGGGTAGCAGAGACAAAAATACACTGGTTCACCTTGCCCCAAAACTCGTCCGCCTTGAGGGGACGGTTATCCGCAGCGCTAGGGAGGCGAAAGCCATGGTCAATCAGCACCTTTTTGCGAGCTTGGTCACCGTTAAACATGCCGCGAATTTGAGGAACAGTCACGTGGGACTCATCCACCACCAGTAACCAGTCCTCAGGGAAATAATCTAGTAAACACTCCGGTGGCTCCCCAGCTTGGCGTCCAGCAAGGTGGCGCGAGTAATTTTCCACCCCATTGCAGTAGCCCACCTCCTGAAGCATTTCTAGGTCATAGCGAGTGCGCTGCTCCAGCCGCTGCGCCTCCAGCAGCTTATTTTGCGATTCCAAATAGGCCACCTGAGCCTTTAGTTCCTCCCTGATAGCGTCACAGGCCGCCTCAAGGCGTTCTTTGGGCGTGACAAAGTGCTTGGCCGGATAAATGCTCAGGCGATCGACACTTTGCAGCGTTTCCCCCGTCAGCGGGTCAACATAGCGGATGGCCTCAATATCATCGCCAAAAAATTCCACCCGAATTATCCGATCTTCATAGGCTGGGCCAATTTCTAGCACGTCCCCTTTCACCCGGAAGCGCCCTCGCCCCAATTCCACATCATTGCGGCTGTACTGAATCGTAGCCAACTGCCGCAACAGTTGCCGCAGATCGGTCTCGATACCGACTTCTAGGGTCACGGCTGCTTTGAGGTACTCAGCAGGAATCCCTAAGCCATAGATACAGCTAATAGAGGCAACGACGATAACATCCCGCCGTTCAAACAGGGAACGGGTGGCGGAGTGCCGCAGCATATCAATTTCTTCGTTAATGGAGGCACTTTTTTCAATGTAGGTATCGGTGACGGGGAGATAGGCTTCCGGCTGGTAGTAGTCGTAGTAGGAGATGAAGTACTCGACGGCATTCTCCGGGAAAAACGACCGCAACTCGTTGCATAACTGGGCGGCAAGGGTTTTGTTATGGGCTAGGACTAGGGTGGGGCGGCCAATCTCCTCAATGACTCGGGCAATGGTGTAGGTTTTGCCGGTACCCGTTGCCCCCAAAAGAGTTTGAAAGCGATGCCCTGCCTGAACCCCCGCCACCAGTTTGCGAATGGCTTGGGGTTGATCACCGGTCGGTTCAAAGGGGGCATGGAGACGAAACAGTGCAGTCTGCATGGATGATGCCTTTACTCTCTAGCTCATACCTTAACTCAATCGCCGAAAATTCCCCTAGCTTTGTAAATTTCAACAATTTTTGGAAAAGTTTGTTAGTTTGCTTTATCTAATTAGTAAAAATTATCACTGCACTAGCGGGAGAGCCGCCAGTTTTTTGAGGTTGGCGAGGCCTATAGCTCTCAGGCAAGTTTT harbors:
- the apcB gene encoding allophycocyanin subunit beta produces the protein MRDAVTTLIKNYDSTGRYLDRNAVDSLRSYFNSGSVRVKAAAVINANAAAIVKEAGSALFAEQPELIQPGGNAYTTRRYATCLRDMDYYLRYATYALVAGDVDVLNERVLEGLRETYNSLGVPIGPTVRGIQIMKEIVRDRVAAAGIEETSVVEQPFDYMCRQLSEVNI
- the uvrB gene encoding excinuclease ABC subunit UvrB, yielding MQTALFRLHAPFEPTGDQPQAIRKLVAGVQAGHRFQTLLGATGTGKTYTIARVIEEIGRPTLVLAHNKTLAAQLCNELRSFFPENAVEYFISYYDYYQPEAYLPVTDTYIEKSASINEEIDMLRHSATRSLFERRDVIVVASISCIYGLGIPAEYLKAAVTLEVGIETDLRQLLRQLATIQYSRNDVELGRGRFRVKGDVLEIGPAYEDRIIRVEFFGDDIEAIRYVDPLTGETLQSVDRLSIYPAKHFVTPKERLEAACDAIREELKAQVAYLESQNKLLEAQRLEQRTRYDLEMLQEVGYCNGVENYSRHLAGRQAGEPPECLLDYFPEDWLLVVDESHVTVPQIRGMFNGDQARKKVLIDHGFRLPSAADNRPLKADEFWGKVNQCIFVSATPGDWELAVSDGRVIEQIIRPTGVVDPEIFVRPTHGQVDDLYAEIRERCDRHERVLVTTLTKRMAEDLTEYFQERHVRVRYLHSEINAIERIEILEALRQGDFDVLIGVNLLREGLDLPEVSLVAILDADKEGFLRAERSLIQTIGRAARHVRGQAILYADTLTDSMQKAIQETERRRRIQLAYNQAHGITPQPILKKTSNAILAFLDVSRRLHAEPVPVIPSQDLAALSLEDIPQIIQDLEAKMKAAAHELAFEEAARYRDQIKRLRDRLVGHSSNY